A segment of the Nasonia vitripennis strain AsymCx chromosome 2, Nvit_psr_1.1, whole genome shotgun sequence genome:
ATGCGACAAGTGTTCATCTTCGTGCTTCTTTGTAATTTGAGACTGACACTGATTTACCAGACATagcgttttttatttaatctctTTTTTTACATAAGTTCAGTGTACAAGCGAGCGTGACCGTTAGGTTTGATCGATGTGAGTGTCAAAAagattaatataattttaactatgtaacattatattattatataaaaatatacaatgcACATTATTACAACACACAGATCTctgcattataatttccaTATTCCCTGACAGTCGCGTAGCAGTACCCCCGTAACTATCATCCtgcttcattaaaaaaattaaatacgtGACAACGTACTTtctcaagtaaaaaaaaagaagaaacagCCTACAATTCATTTTGTTTGACACtgtacaaatataaaattgctTAAAATGAGATTCACTGTAAGTCTTGTTTCGTGTAATACAACGATTGACTTGCGTACTTTTAATTAAGTACcgttataataatactttgcCGAAACGAAACCGAATACAATTTTACACATTTTAATGTccgtttattaaattaaagtgTGGCCCGTGATGTCTGTGCGTGATGGCTCaaattttgatgaaaaaaatgtaaaaaattgtaatcTGCCTGGATTTGAAATCTTATAACAAACGCGAAGTAGAcctgtataaataatatatattttacaattctttttatatatagttaTCGTTTGGTAGTTGATTGTTCATTCTTATCAATGCAAAAGATCAcaactagtatatatatatatatatatttagttTGTACAAATCAATGAAATCCAAAAATGTAAAGAAATTCCTAAATAAATCTCTTTCAAGTATCTtagatgaaaattatttaaggcttcagtaaaaaatcaatgtattaaaatatgtagaaatatctatatgtatatatttatattgctTCGTCGATTCTcttcaataatattttctttgaTTAAAATTCCGGTTATTcctaaaatattaatttttttctctttcgcctGACCTCGCAGAGTGACGTAAGGAATCCAATTTCTGATCAACGAATTTCTATAATACTAATCGATGTTTCGATCGGAATCGGGTCACTCACCTCTCTTTTGTCGCaccatttatttttaatacaaattcgCTATCGTGATAATTCGTTAATCCTTACCAATTCCTAACGCTAAATAAGTTAGATATTTACCTCCATTACTCGAAACATCTCATACTTTCTCTTTCTAAACACCGATTGATACAACCGATCAATTATTATtctatattaaaacaaaaaaagggGAAACAAAATAGCCTATAACAGTGTAACGAGTTACACGTTAGTTGGTTCTCTGCCGTAATCCTGATATAATTTTGGACTTCCTTGAGTGGAAGAACTTGTGGTATAAACTTTCGTACTTAGTGAGCTTTGCACAGATGTAGATCCTGAAACCGTCTCCTCCGGACTGCCCACGTTAAGTTTCTTCCGCAGCACTGGTGCAACGAAATGCTGACCCGCGGATAAATCTCGTTTCGATGACTGGCTCTAGAATTTGAAATTGAATCATAAGTGTCAAATAAAACGTTTCTGCATACAGCAAGAAACCTTTTACtttcaaattcttttttcttcagttTCGTTAAAAGTTGCCGAAGCAATAAGGAAGGAGCAACTTTACAACCTCCGCTTCCTTATTAACGAAACCGCAATCAACTCGTAgcatttgatttaaaaatctcaaacaacgGTCGCTATTCTTTCTTTTAAAAGCCAATCATCAAATCAAGCATAGCGAAGGAATGAAAACTTACCTTGGGTTTCGAAGCAGGCAAGGTCGCTCCGGTGACAAGACCCAGAATGTTGGCTGCAAGTCCGATAAGTTGGACTGCGGCTAATGGCGATAGTTCCGTTCGCACGAGACCCAAGGCCAGAAATGCAGCCTGTGCGAGAACCGGCGCAGCTCCAGCAGCGGTCGCCGCAGCTCCTGATAATTGACCTCCTCCAACGCTCGGGCCGTATGCGAAGCACAAATTGTGTCGGTCCAcctgagaaaaaaatcaaaacatttGAAAACAGATTTCTAGGATATGTATTGTATACACAAATGAGAATGCAGATGGACTTACTAaatgtttaattgataaatAGAGCAGCCCAAAGGGCGTGATGAGCGGACATGCCAGGCTGTAAACCGTCGTCATTGTGAAGACCAACAGTAGCCAGGCGTAGTGCGCGCCCAGAGGGAACTCCCACAGAACAGCTTTCCTAACGTAAATGCGCTCCGCGCGACTTCTCGCTATGCATAGCCTAAAGGTATAAAGTGCCAGCTCTGGAAATCTCACAAGCTCCAGGCCGCTTCCTAATAATGCTGCCGTTATCACATAATTTACAAACAACGCACCCtgcaatttgaaaaaaattctgcGCTTTAATCTACACTCCTCgtgtacataaaaaaaaaataaataaatcaaaagaTGAGGGCTTACCTGATCGGGCAGAAAGACGCACTCCCAGCGCGCGGTATTATTTCCCGCGCTTACAGTCCACTCGAAGAATGCCTGGGCACTGGTCAATCCTAAACTCGGTAGAATCAGTACCATCAACAGAAGCAGGAGCAGCGTCTTCCTCATAACAGCTCTATTCAAGCCACTTCTGGTCCAGTGCCTCACCAGAGCTTCGCTACGTCCAACCAGAGCCGGCATCAGCGCAGCCACGCTGACCAGCAGGACCGTTGGCAGGAAGGCTGACAGCAGAGGGCTGAGCTTTTTTATCTCTCCGGTCGTCGACAAATTGTTCACTGCCGTCACCACGACCTGTGCGTAAGGATCGAATCGGATTATTGATAAGgtataagtatacatagatGTACTTGTGCGTGGTCGGAAAAATGCGGCTCGTGTAACTGCATTGCTGGTTAGTTACCGGGGTCGAGGTAATTGTCCGTGTCGCAATGAAGCGGGCATTGCGTAACCAAGTTGAATAGCacgaggagcgcgcgcgcaagagagagagagaggacgtgGATATTGTATATTGATTGCGCGCAGATGCATTTTATCATTCTGACGCGCTTAACTAGCAAGCGATGTAAATATGCCAAGTGTGTGAGTTGCTCTTTTCAGTTGTGTGCAGTTTTCATTCAGACAGTCTCGGTGGTATAGAGATAACAGTTGTATACTTTATCGGTATTTAGAGTTCTAGTTGCAATCAAGACTAATTACATAATCAGTCCAAACAAATAAATTTAGCGAGCCGGCAACAATTAACTATATAACGAACTTGGCGCGACAAAATTTAGCGAGATGTAATAAACCCTACTTACAGCAGGTGTCGTAAGAAAGAACATAGTAAGGCCCAACAAGGTGTTGATCATAATCGCATTGAAGTACCAGCAAGGCCTGGCGATGCTCAAATTTTCCCAAAATATGTCCGCGGGTGCCGGTGCATAGTCTACGACCCACTTGATGGACGGCGAGGAGCGCAGCTGCCGACGCATAGTCCTCGCGGCTCCCGGCGTGCCTGCGCAAACAGATTGGTGCATTCATGAGTTGAACGATGATTCAGAGCATCGACacgatgaataaataaaatacgctcGATCGCATGCAAATCAGAAccaagactaatttttttttttctattccgATGGCGTTCGGCTCTACGTACCCAGCGTCACGAATGCTACACCTATCGGTCGACTCAAGGAAacttttctctcctcctcgaCGAGAGTTGTCAGACGCGCCTCTTCCGCCGTGTAGAATTCAAGCGCGTCCACGTGTtgctgaaatattttaaatgcgAGCGTCGTGATTTATTTCGATTTAAATAGATAGAGTTTCATTGCGCCGTTACACTTACTTGTTTGAAGCAGCATCCCACAACCTGGCCACAAAGCTGGGGATACATTTTCAATGGCCCCTTTCTTCTATTGTAATTCTCACAATAAAGTCGCGCCTGCTCGGCGCAGTCTCTTTCTGCATCCAATTTCGTTAGTTGTTTAATATCATATGCTAGAGTTACATCCTCGACGGTTAAAGTGGGGAAAGCTTCTCTGTAATTGGTAGATTGATGATGGtttaagttaataaaaatatataatacccACAAGTCTATAGATtcggttttataaaattgtcaTGTACTAACGTAAAGTATTCTGTCAATCCATCAACATTGCATTGGTGCTTTGGAATCTCTGTGATCAACAAAGTTCTTGCTGCCAACTCTCCTGCTGGTTTCATATCTCTGACTTGTTTTATGAATCGTCGCATGACAACTGCTCCAATAGGCAAATATGATAGGAGTATCAGCGTGTGTACCCAGAGCCAATGAGACTTGGAATCAAGATTGGATATGGTTGTGTGACTGAAAGTACTTTCATCTCCGCTGTTTTTCCCATGAAAATTGATCGGTAAAATGATGCAAAGCGAAACGGCAGTCATCATGGCAGTCAATACAATTAAATGTCTCTGAAAAGAGACATAAAGTAGGCCATCTGGACCAGCTCTCTTCAACAGCTCAACATCTCTgcaagaatataatatatcattCCAATGAGTAAATTATGAAGTATTCTATGttgtaaaaatcattctaAATCTTACGGTAATTTGAAAGCTGTTACTATCCACGATAGAAATCCTCTATCCGTATGGGAAAGATGTGAATTCACGGATGCTTCTATGCATGTCACTTCACCATCTCTAGATTCAGAATGCTCACCATAAAACAGCTCCATCCACCTGTTCTCTGTTTTATGCAAGAGGGCCAACCGCCCATAATTCCAAGCTTTCTTCCGAAGCAGACCAAACAACAACACCAGAAACtgtaattcaataaaatacaattaaaGATCTACTCATTACATAATATGCCATAATACTCCAAAATGACACTCACAACAAATGCCACACTATTGACCAAGAGATTATCAGGTACCCCATTGTATGCATTCGTTACAAACGTTGTGTTTCTTCTTATCACAAAGCACTGGTCCGGTGATATAGGTGTGTATTGACTTGTGCTGAAAGAACATTAAAAGTGGAACCCTTGTGAATCGCAgcttttatcgaaaaaaaaaggcGACTAATTAGCATAACAAAACTACAAAGGCGGACGTAATTAATTAGCGCTAGCCAAATCAATCGCGCCGCGTTTATTAACTCGCCGAGCAGCAGCATTGAAGGAATATGTATCTAAAAATTGACAATGACTAATCCGTGGCGCGAATCGAAGCTGGAAAACTTTGTTGAGCGGAGCAACGGAATGAGATCGTATTATCTATAGCCGCGCGAGTCCATAGATGGAAAATCGAAGCGATTAACGTCATTTTCGCGCGGACGAAGCAACAGTTGGCATCGGCAGatctatataagtatataaaacGAAGAAAATCACCCTGGAGAGAAAGTTTTTAACGCTCACGTAAACAGCGTCACGACTTCCGGAGCTCAGTGGAATCTACGAGAAGCATCGtcacagctctctctctctctctctctctcttccaatCGCTCGATCCTCTCGACTCGCGAATGTAGATCAGCAAAGGGATAATAACGAAACGTAAATTAAGACAACAATCGCGAACGTCATCGTGTCGTGTAATGAGCTGCCGCGCGAGAGCAGACAGAGAGACACGCTATCTCTATGCACGTATAGATATACTCCTCATGTTATAGTGTGTACACAAAGAGTATGGCCCACAGTCCACAGCAGCCAGCAGCATCAGTATAGTGAGCAGACATACACATAGACAATAGCGCGCTATACATTCGCTCGAAGCCTGCAAAAAAAGCATATGACGCGCACGAAGGGGGCAGATGCCTgaaaatttttggaaaatccGTTGCGACGCGCAGGTGTAGAAGCAGTATAGTGACCTCATCTTCGGGAAACGCGACGCAGAAAAACAGCAGGTGCCAATGTCTACATTCTCCGACATCGCGcagtaaagagagagagagagagatatatatataatagagcGACGGTAGCGCACTGCACAGTAGACACTCACTTCGGGTAATCCTGATTGAAATccatcgctgctgctgccgctgttgttctctctctctctctctctctcgtagtACCAGCTACAGGCACATACGCACTTTCTCGTCGCTTTATGTCGCTTCTCAGGAGCACTGGCGATGTTGTCGTCGCGTTAGTCGTGCGCAAAAAGGCATGTTAGAAAACATGTGTCAGGTTGACACATCCCGCGAAAGACGAGAGACACAGCACACGCGGACACAACACTGCGGACGGTCGATCGGCCTCCAACGCGCAGCCAACACTGTCGAACGATATGGCGCACTCGTCGCTCGCAGCTCCGACCGtctgctcgctcgctcgcgcgcgctgagcTCCGATTCGTCGTTATATGCATGTATAGCTATAGTTATAGAGAGCTCGCATTTACTCCTGAGTCCTGACCTTACCTATAATACAAATGCGCGACGACGGCCCCTTCTATACTTACTTTCCCGAGTTTTCTCACCGACCACTCAGTCTGGCGTTTTCTTTTTGTTCAGCTGTAGTAAGCGTTGATTTGCGCTTATTTTTTCGTGGAATTATTGCCCTTCGTATCTCATCATGATTTATGCTACTTTTTTATACGTTTCTTATCTTTTTCCTTGACTAAATTTCAATCGGCTATATCGCGATACCGAAGAATCTGACAAAGAGATAAGTACCGACTGATCTGCTCCGAAATTCATTTCGGAGCAGCGAGGAAACGCGCGAGCCACTCGTGTTCTCGCAATATCTTTTGATATCTTTTGCTGAGAGAAGACTAGCTCACTGGACACATAATTGATACGAAAACGCGTTGCGCGAGAGATCAGCGTCGATTTTAAAATGACAATCCAATTTTAGTGTCTCTTTCGACAACTATGCCATACATCGTACTACCGAGTACGCGGCGTGATTCATGCGAATCTGTTCCCTGGTGAAAAAGTATCAACAAGGAACTCGACAACGCAGACGCAAATACTTATCTGTTTAAAGATTCGCGCGTATCGTGCGTGTATAATACGACACAATTACACAGATATCGGACGTTGTTTTCAAATGTGCTCGCGATACGGACAGCtgattctacaaaaaaaaaaaaaaatacttaatttttttttatcgcaagATATTTAGCTggtaaaaaaagtgaaaagtcAGGTCGTTTCAGTAAATGCGCGGAAAACTATTATTGCATTCCTGGTGTTTACAACTTTTCGAATGTTAAGAAACTCGCATCGATTCTCCTTACTCTCCGGATGAATAATGAACGAAGCTAACGCGAACTAAAGTTACTTTGACTGCCCTATTCTCTGTCAATGAGTGTcggattattgttttaaacaGCTCGAGAATTATTTATGCGAAAACGAAAGCATACGGCGCGATAAGCTTCAATATTTCGAGATATAGGTGCCGAATAGAGTCATTACTAgaatcttcttcttcctcctaaTTAATGGAAAGCTGTAAATACATCGCTCGACAGAACTATGACCGAACAGTTAGGAGCGAATAGTATTGAAACACGACTTCCGCATTGATCCCTTAATGCGCTTCAGTCTCGCCGCGATGCAACGTTGCGATAATAGCCGTGTACGTACATTAAGCACATTATAATACGTATAGTCGACATTTCACGTACAGTACAATAGCGGGGGCTCGTTAACCGGACTTTCGCGCAGCGATTTTCGCTTCGCCGGAAAACTCAACAATTACTCGACATGTACAATGTATATAAAGCTGCGAGAATCACGTCGTTTACCTCCTATCGTACGGCAACTAATGTACAAGACACGATATAATGAATCACGAATCGTCACGCTCCAGGAATGAAGATCTTTTGCGATATTTACGAACACGCACGTCTCGCGCGCACTTTCTCTCCTTATTATGTTTCCTTTCCTTTTTCGCTTTGTTGCCGAAAGTCTGCGCgcgttttcgatttttttaccAACGAGGTTGCTGCTCTCGTTCCGCTTAGCCACTAGCATTCTATGCTATGTGAGATAATGTATGCGcatgtaaaaatattgattcCATCACTTCTTTTACATCACGGAGGCGCTAGTCTAGTAGTAGCTCAGCTCGGAAATCATCGAGTATTCATAAATTGGATTGGTTCATATATGCGAAGTTTATCAATGCCAGTTTTATctgtttacaataaataatttattgtaagAACTTTGTACACTCAATAAATATCTATTTCCTTTCTTCTTACTAAgctaaacaataaataatatgattAATCTTATATTAACGTGTATACAATGTACAACCGAAATAGTTGAGccttttttgcaaaaaaaattacctaACTTagataagaaaaattattttccataCGCTTTGTTTTACTAATAATGTAGTATAAACTTTAAAGCATCAACAACAGTGGCACCAAAGGCCTGTTctatatcataaatataatctaattatatttataaaacgtAATACAGAATAAACAGAACAATATTcacaaaatatatattcatttCTATCGCTAATCCAGACTCAATACACGACTCCTAATTTGTAAATAGGCTatatttttacgatttttcttTCTGGACATAATCGttacaataatataaatacacaTTCAAAAGTTCATAGTCATTCAATATAAACGCACTCGAAATAAACGATAAACTATTATAAAGAAACACTAATTGAAATAAACGATAATACTCACAAGATGAAAgctctttaaaaaaatcgcaaaaatATACATGATTAATATCTAATACAGTCTAAAGTTTATTATTGTCTAATAAATTatgttatatgtatatttttttaactatttgtctaatattatttacaatttgtACTTCTTTCCTTGCAATTCTCAATATTTTATGTTATTGTTATCATGAATTATCAATTTCATGATGCAtctatattttgaaataaatataataatttgttcAACACGATTTGAACATTTCCTTCCGTATGGatcatattttttatgtaacgaattatttaatttgtttaattgcGTTTGTACTCATCAATAGATTGAACTTCATTTGTAGTAATGGAATCTAATACCCAAATTTCCTTCAAGCCATCTGAACCAATTATGATTTCTGCTCGGCCAGGATCATCCGTTATTCTTCCACCAGCCGTTTTGATCAATTCCTTCAAAGTTGACTTTGGTGGTGACGTGCCATTTTCAACGTAAATAAAACCACACGTGACAAATAACTCTGGCACATACGCTTTTCCAAACAGTTGTCGATCTCGACGATTTTCCTATAAATTGTACATAttcttcaataatttattgataataattaaaaattcggattttaaatcttttttttttaagcataCCTGCACTGCTTTAGAGAAATGACTCAACTCAAAAGGGCTAGGATCCAGCCATTTTTgactttcaagtgatttgaggGCCCACTCTAAGCTCACCATCCAACAGCCTCGTATTATTCCTTTTAGTAGGTTCACTGTACGGACTCCTGGGCTTATGACGTGAGTGGTTCGAGGAGTTACGTTTTCTTCTAAAACGGCTGATCCTAAAGTCTTAATTACAGACTTTATTAAATCTTTGTCCCTGAAATGAGAGTTGAtgttagaaaaacaaaaaataaatatgttcGTATCgcatattaatttttaaatgatttacaCACTCTTTAGATAGTCCAGTAACCACAATATTGATTTTAGGCCCCCTGCTGGTACTTTCTTTTCTATGACTTCTCGATTTCTTAAAATCGAATTCTCGTAAGGAATTTCTGTCGCTTAAACGTGGTGCTACATCTTTCTGCGATGAATCGTCGTTCATCATGTTATCTAACAAAGTCATGTTTGTGACTTTTTTCActagaatttttttactttttatctttctaggtttctttttctttttctccgctTTTTCTGGAAGAATGTTATTTTCTTCAGCTTCACTTTCTTCAACTGGACTTTTTTGTACTTGCTTTTTTTCTTGTCTTTTTTTCTGTGTCAATTTTCGCGTTTTCTTTGGTTTAATTTCTTGACATTCTTCTTTTGCAGGAGGATCTTGTAAATCTTCAGTAGAGCTAAATGAAACTAATTGCGAATTTTCTCGAACGGGGTATAATTTTCGTTTGATGACTTCTTTCTTGCTGTTACTCTGTTCATCTCCAGAggtgttattttttttcgatttgtTCATCGTTTTATCACTCTTGCTACCTTTAGTATCATTTAGCGATTCTTCAATGagattttgtttttgctttttatCAGATTCATCCATTGATTCGTCTGATGAATCTAATACAACTGTATCCATTGAATCTGGAGTGCAAGTTTCTTTTCTGGCATAAACGCTTGTATATCTGtaataataaagtatatttattaataggACAATTTGTAATATCTATATAATGACTATGGTATTAGTAACTTACTTATTTGAAGATGAATTTGATTTGTTTCTGTTAATGGTTTCCAATTCtgtatttgaattttcatcaTCTGAATAGTTTACAAATCTACGAGGATCTATAGTATTCGTAgcaatgttattttttatcattgtttTCATCAAAACAGAACGACTTACAGGATACGGAGTAGCTTCAATAACACTAGATTCATTAGAATTTGAACTAACATTTTGCCCTCCAAtagattttctttttgaactattattttctaatcgaACAGATTTCCTAGTTGTActagaattattattttcattttctgctTCATTATAACTAGTATCTTTATTTGCTGCCgattttcttgttttattaGTACTTTTATTTACAATGATTGAAGATGCATCTTTAGTTTCTTTAGATTTGTTGGCTGTACTTGCTTTATTGCTTGGTATTTTAGGATCTCCATTTTTTTTGGTGGCTGAAATGTTTCTTATCCTCTCCATCAATGATACATTTTCTAAATCGCTATCACTTTCTGAAGATTGTTCTTTTGAAGTATAAACACTTTCTGTACTTTCATTTTCATTAGTAGAAGTTTCTTGCACCATAGAGagcattttattaaaatctaaattttttttacttggATATTTTCTGACTGAGTCTAAAGAAGTATTAACTTGCATTGATGATCGAACCGTTGTAGCTATGCTGCTTGTTGACTGCCTGGATTGCAATTTATTACAGATTTCTAGATTTTTATTGTTAGTGTTTGATGACTTTTTTACAGAATCTAATGACGTATTTACTTGCATTGACGAACGTgcagaataaatattttgacaTTGTACAGCTGCAGTATCACTTCCTTTGTCTGTatgattttcataatttacagcatttttttGCAAGTTATTTGgtgttttattttctttttgcacAATGTGATCTACTGAGCTGATTCTATCAAGTGAAGTATTTACATTCAAAGAGGTCCGTGCTGTATTAGTACTGCAATTCTCCTGGCacatattattactattagtGTGTTCAACAGATTCCAAAGCATTCACTTCTTTATTGGACTCTGTATTCTGAATTAAAGTTGATGAATTAAGTCGTTGTCTTGACACAGATGAATTTTTTGAACTGCTATGTGTAATGGTGTTTTGTGATTTGTGAGTTTGTTGTTGAATTGATCTGCGAATAATTGGCATTTTAGATGAAACAGCTGTAATTTCCATACATGATGTATtggttgaattttcaatctctATAGTCTTACTATTATCCTCTAAGTCTATagttttacaattttgaaCTGAATTACTCTTTTCTGCAAGATTTACAATCCTACTTTCTTCTGTTTCTTCATTTATCTTGTTAACATTACTTGGTCTTTCAATAAATGAGGAGCAAGTAAGTGGAcctttgtttataaaacttTCGTTCACAGTAGTGGTTGATAATCGTGTAGAAGCTTGGCTCACatttttttgacattttttctTCAAAGAAAGAGACAGTCTGGATGTTCTGTTGCCTTGACTTAAAATGGGGCTTATAGAATAATTCAAATCATTCGATATCCTGGAAATATTACTAGCAGCACTTGCACTTGTTTCTTGAGCATTTGCATCAGTTTCCATTGGGCTGCTATGGCTTACTCTATTAACTGGATTAACGTCGGACAGCGAATTGTTTGGATCATTATCAGCAAATAATCTAGTGACAGGTATTCTTAGCATTGTTTGAGAATTTCTAATAGAAGAATTGTCTCCTCCTGAAGAGCTGTCAGTCCTTATTTTCTTTGGTGTACTTACTATACTTTGATCATCTTCTTCTGTTATGTCTGAAGATATACTTTGCTCCCTAGTAGGAGAGCTTTGACTAAACATTGAACTTATTTGTACAGGATTTCTCCTTTTACCATCACCTGACATAACAACTTGTTCATTCTTTTTAAGATTCACACGTACGCTTGGCGATCTTTTACCAAAGTCTTCATCTAACTCACCAATATTGTGTATAGGTGATCTGACGTATCCTGATGCCAAAACCTCTGACGTTTTTATCGCAAGCTCGTTTTCTTTATCAAAAAATGCTTGAGTTTTCCTCATTATTGCATCTTTCAACTGCATACAGCTTCTGTTGAGTTGCTGTTCTTTTTCTGTGATGATATTCAACGATGTGCTTTGAATTTGTTCTGTTACTGTTTGAGTACTAGATGAATGACTGTCCCCATTGGCTACTGTGACATTTGTATCGCTTGCAGAGGTTAGAGACTCATTGTTCACAATCTTTTTGGATTTACACTTTTTGACTGTACTTACTATACCATCGTTCCTCACGAAAGGCTCTTCCGACGCAGTCTCACGACTTTCGTCAGTTGTCCTTTTTGATAATCCCGAGTCCGACAAGCTTGACACAAAGCTCAAGTTAACCCTCATAGAGCTTCGTCGAGCTCTGAGAATCGCAAAACTGTCATCGTCACCACTTTCTTTTCGTGTAACCAACTTTTTTCGCTTACTTCGGGCCATTGTAGCGTCTTTTGTTATCTTCAACTCAGCAACATTgatattgttttgaaaatcttAGTTTCAGCTTACCAAACATTATGCACATATTGTATATAGTAGTATATACGCTACCTTAGCCTAAATATATAGGTTATGCTCTTATTGAGGTAAAATAATTCTTAATATATAACAGTCtgtttcaaaaaaattgaaatgtatttttatattcaacA
Coding sequences within it:
- the LOC100116180 gene encoding CSC1-like protein 2 isoform X4 gives rise to the protein MELFYGEHSESRDGEVTCIEASVNSHLSHTDRGFLSWIVTAFKLPDVELLKRAGPDGLLYVSFQRHLIVLTAMMTAVSLCIILPINFHGKNSGDESTFSHTTISNLDSKSHWLWVHTLILLSYLPIGAVVMRRFIKQVRDMKPAGELAARTLLITEIPKHQCNVDGLTEYFTEAFPTLTVEDVTLAYDIKQLTKLDAERDCAEQARLYCENYNRRKGPLKMYPQLCGQVVGCCFKQQHVDALEFYTAEEARLTTLVEEERKVSLSRPIGVAFVTLGTPGAARTMRRQLRSSPSIKWVVDYAPAPADIFWENLSIARPCWYFNAIMINTLLGLTMFFLTTPAVVVTAVNNLSTTGEIKKLSPLLSAFLPTVLLVSVAALMPALVGRSEALVRHWTRSGLNRAVMRKTLLLLLLMVLILPSLGLTSAQAFFEWTVSAGNNTARWECVFLPDQGALFVNYVITAALLGSGLELVRFPELALYTFRLCIARSRAERIYVRKAVLWEFPLGAHYAWLLLVFTMTTVYSLACPLITPFGLLYLSIKHLVDRHNLCFAYGPSVGGGQLSGAAATAAGAAPVLAQAAFLALGLVRTELSPLAAVQLIGLAANILGLVTGATLPASKPKSQSSKRDLSAGQHFVAPVLRKKLNVGSPEETVSGSTSVQSSLNYTNPPDDTRIKIEKLQN